taatttaattaactaatatattataaaaaaacaaacaaattaaattatgttaggctaaacaacaattaataattttataattaatgaaacaacaatataacaaattatagtttataaaagacaaacaaactaatgaaacaactaaacaacaataattaataattttattattattgtagcattgataatgagactatcatgtaacgatttcaaaatatgaaaactcgtagaaggtaattgtaaactttatgtatttgcatgtttttttattgttgttgttgttaatatacaaatttttctttttattagattatgtaatttatgcttgttgaggaacaccctgaaaaaaattcctaaagccGCCACTGCTTGGTGAAGAGGGACAAATTGACATGTAACCAAGTTCGATATTAGCATAAAGAAATCGAATTAAATAAACAAGGAGTAAAAGACGAATATAAATTGGGTTTTATCTTCTTTAAATAATAACCCGCATTTGACCGATCCATTAATTGTGCAGGTTCTTCCCCATGTCTATTGCTCTAATATGTCTTCAACCACCACCTAGTCGCACATTTTAGAACTTCTTATTGTCCAAGAAACACAAATAATACAAACAGTCAAAGGCTTAACCACTAAGTAACCATTGTGCCTAGACTCTATATATAAAAGGGCGTCAGACTAGAAGATAGAGCCAAGCCATTGAATCGCAATACAAACCCTGTAAAGTGCAGGAACAAAAAGTGTCATAATGGCTGAGGAAGTATTGTTGTTTGGTGCGTGGGGAAGCCATTATTGTCGCAGAGTAGAGATGGCTCTGAAACTGAAAGGAATCGAGTACAAATACATTGAAGATGATATAACCAACAAGAGCCCTTCCCTCCTCAAATACAACCCAGTTCACAAGATGATTCCCGTGCTCGTATACAATGGAACGCCTATGGCTGAGTCACTTGTTAATCTCGAATACATTGATGAGACCTGGAAAGACCATCCCATCTTGCCCAAACATCCTTATGAGAGAGCCAATGCACGGTTCTGGGCCAAGTTCATAGATGAGAaggtaaaatatcatttactcttaggatccgtttggatagaacttattttgctgaaattaaaaactgaaaactaaaaacactatagcaaataAGTGAAAAAACGTGGATGATTATTTGGTGATATGGGTATTGTAGCTCAGCTGAAAGTAGTGTAGCAAATAAATACAgcgtttttttctttttccttcctcTATTCACTCCTCACCGTACCTTAGCTAACGCCTATGCTTTCGGAGAGTTCCATGCCCACTAGAGAAATCCACAAGGAAGACCTACATCGGTCCAACGCCGGCGAAGAGCTCAAGTGAGAAATCCACGAGGAAGACAACCCCAGTCTGATGCCAGTGTGTACTCTTCCTTCCATAAACCCATTTCAGCCTCTTCCCCAATTTCACTTGAGCTCCCACCCATGACACCTCTCTTCCCATAAACCCATTTCATGCCTCTTCCAATTTCACTTGCTAGCCCATTTGTTTAATTTCTGGGTAAATGGGTTTTTGAGTATCTTTCGTGTTCTAAATCACAGGTACATATTACTTTCACAATATTCTCATTACTGTgatttgtgtgtgtgatttctctttgtttctttctattttaagAATTGGATTTCAATACTTTGATTGTTGTTTGAAACGCATGATGATCAAAGGTATAAACGGAGATTTGGAtctgttgggttttttttgtttgttctttttgcTTAAGATTCGACTTAGCTTTATGATCAGTTCTGTTTTTTGTTTAGCAATGAGATTGGTTAAtgtatttacatatttatgGACCTACATTGTGTAGATTGAGATTGGAAAATATCTTATTCTCTCTCTGTAAAAACAGGGCGGAGAGTGAGCTTGTCAGTTCTAGACCCACCATGTAACTtagcaataaaaaagaaaaccaccTTGGATCCAAAGCTGCCAATAACCAACCTACCACCATCTCTGCTTGTAGGTGGATAAGTTTTGAAAATGTGGATAATTTGCTATTCAATTGCCTTTGGCTATGGAATTATGGGATTTCATTGTGGTTTTTGGGTGTGAGTGGATGATGCCTTAGACAATGAAAGGAGGGCTTAAGTGTTGGTGACAGAGTTCAAAGGGATTTGAGAGTGGAGTTTGGAGTGCTATTCCTCTTTGCTTATTGTGGAGTGTTTAGTGGGAGAGAAATAGGATGATGCTTGAAGACTTAAAATCTTAGTTTGTCAgatgtttgttttattggttGTCTTTGGATGCAAGTAGACCTCAAACAATGTTGTGATTTGTTTGACTCATAACATTTGTAACTTGATCTAAAAATCCTTTTGGATATACGAACAATATACTCTGTTGGTTTCTTTTATGtaattcttttttggtttaatgcaatcatttataatttataagaaaaaaatggtataaatttccttcctcgaATATGCTCTTACTATAAAGAATATTAGTCTAgtttaattttctcttttgatGTTTGTGCAACTGTGCTTGATATTTTAATTCtacaaaaattttgagagagatcTAGGATGCCAATCTTGTGGATGTAAGAAATCTTGCTTTCCTAATTTTACATGTATTGGGTCTTAGAAGTCCCCCTGTAAAGCTAGAGAACCCAGCAGAATCAAGGGCTTTTCTAATGGGGATGAGTAAGTTAGATGGTACAGGCATATTTGCAGTTAATTATTTGTAGATCAAGGCCTGGTGTTCTAACTCCATCCACTGAGATGGAGTGAATGGCCTTCTAGCTCCTGCTAAAGCCCCATACATGCTTGTACCATTCAACCTCCCAGAACTATAGCCTGAAAAAGAAAACCAgaaaagatttaaaataaaCCAATGAAGGCAAGgaagccaaaacaaaattaGCTTGTCTGTAATATTTAAAGGGGCCACAACAAAAATCATGAATTTCTTAGGCTCTGATAGTACCCCAAATAGTTAgactttttttaattgacaAGACTCAAAACAAGAGCCCCAGAGATTTCCTTGAAAAGACCCTCCACCAGTATAGGGgaatcaaaacccaaataacCAATGACAACCCATCTTTAGACTTtatctaacattaatatatatgtCCAATATATCCAACCCCACAATCAAACATTAAACCCAAACCAATCAATTTGATCATGAATTAAAAATCTCCATGCAAGTACACCTATTAAATAAAGACATTTCACTTTCACATCCTTAACTGCTTAATATATGTACCTGTATTTTTACCATAGCCTGATAATGAGTGATGAAAGTAAGGCAATAATGTGGCATTGTGAGAATTCTTTAAGCTAATACAGATTTTTATTTGGGACTAGAGAAGCTCAGCatttgctgttgttgttgatgaCCATCAGAGTAAAGAGAAGTGCAATTAGTAGATCTCAATAAAGTGTTTCTGTGTTGAAGTTGAATTGTCTTAGAGGCAGCAAAGTCATTAGTTTTAAGCAGCTTTGAGCTCCTCCAGTGAGATTGCTTATTAGTAGGTTGATgttatatagctctctcattTCTTCCGTTATATTGATTACTTACATATGCACCTTctcctctatttttctttttcaagccCAAGATATGCCAATGTCGAAAACAAGTAACTATCTTTCCAGTTATGATGGCCATTTTTGTGATGTTGAGAACTGCATCATTAGGACTTCCCTGAAACTTCATACATTTGGTAGGAGGTTTTATACTTGTCACTATTGGTCGCCAATAAGTACCATATCCAAGTATTGGCAAAATATTTGTGTTGTGCATTAAAGAACCAATTCATTGTATTCCTATTTATATGTTGTATTGTATTGTGCAGGATGATGACCGTGCATGCAAGTTCTTCAAGTGGTTAGACACCAGCATTTGTTGTACGCGTGGTGCAGCAACAGCACCTATTGTTATCGCCAAATTCAAGCAATTGGAGCATGTGGTGGAAGTTGCTAATGAAGAGTCGAAGCAAGCACACGCCCTGACAACCGCAGCATTGGAAAGGGAGCAAGTTGCAAAACGAAAGGCTAAAAGAGCCAAGGCTACACGCATGATTTCtaaagagaaagcaaagaaatTGACAATAGCTCTAGTAGTATCCTGGGTCATGTTTCTAAAATTGCTTATCTTCTCTACTAGGTTTGGGGAAGTCAAAATCAGGCATATGTGTTTGCCATAATGGGATGTGTATGTATGTAATAATACAGACTTGTATTATTACATTTGTTTTGTATGTTAATCGTACTATAGCAAGTAACAGTTTATGATATGTATGTAGTTGTACTTCTTAAAACAATGTGGAGACGTTTGAATTTGCTCTATGATGTTAATGGCCAAGTTGATGGAGATTGTAAGTTCTGTTGTTGtatatgtgtgtttatatatatacatacatacatatatatatatatatatatattatatctatTTATCTATATACACTCAGCAATTGATAGTTAGGGTTCTTGATGTCTTTAAAAGAAATTCAGGGtagatattattttctttatttttattttttaaattcctgGCAGATTACTGTTTCAATCTTAAAATCCATTAAGTTTATCTCTTGTTCAGATAAGATTGGAGTCTATTTAGAAGTCCCTTGTAAGCTTGAAATCTACTGTTGCAATACCCATGAGTTTCACTTGTAACGATATATACAAATGCATAAATCAAAGGTATTACAATCAAGTTTTGTGAGCCCTTAGTTCTGCTTACCAACAATACAACAACAAATGGTATTACATTATTGAAGTTTTTGAACCATCAGTTATGGTCcccacaaaaaaatttccataatGTTAATGGTATTTTCAACCACACTAAATTTCTATTGTGACAAAAATAATAGTCACCATAATCAGTTATCGTCCGCACATATTGATGTTGTGATATTGTCACGAACCTCTTTCATCTTAGTTTCATCCAAGATCAAGATCATATGTGCCACGGAATCGTAATGACCTCTCTCACTACGTCCAGATGTGCCCCCTATAGATCTGAAACATTTAACGTCATTGTTTATCTCATGTACTCTACCGAAATTGTGAAGAACCATTGTAGCAATAATGATGTACGATTGAGTGCGTATATGAAAGGGTGGcatatttctcaaaattttccatttattctTCCAAACTCCAAAAATTCATTCTATGATCGAATGGAGTGATGAATGGAGATAATTAAATCTCTCCTCTGGATGATGCAGCACTTCATGAGGCCAAAATTCGTGGATGTGGTACCTCTCCTCCTTATATGGTGCAAGGAACCCTTTCTTCATAGGGTACCTTGAATCAACAAGATAATACTTTCCTGCAAATGAACACGTTTATTACATTACCATTTTCACTACACTAATACATACTTTAATACTGTAATTAAACTACATATTTACAAACCAGCTGGAGTTTTTGGGAAGTTGTAACTCTCATTATTAAGGCAGCTTAAAAAAATTCTCATGTCATGCGCTAACTCTTCCCATCCAACACATGCAAAAATGTGAACTTCATGTCAAAGTCACATGCGCACATGCAATTTGTTGTGGTGATCCCCTTCCTGCCATGTTCTGGCACATCCCAAAATGTACGATCAGCTGGCTTGATAATGTCCGCTGCCACAACGGTGGCTAACAATGTAACTACCATGGCCATGTGTCGATGCATTCTCTCACCCGAGTGCTGAAATCTATCCTGCACTATTCTGTTACCCTCAGCATGACCAAGTACCACCAATGTCATTGCCAAAGACTCTTCCAAGCAAACTCTTCTGGTACCATTATATCCATGCTGTCGCATTGTATTACACATATGTCCAAACACATGGCTTGATATTCTAAAATGTCTTCGACATTTCTCCTCATTTCCAGTTAATGTATATTGTACCCATTCATACCCTATTTGTATATTCGTATGCAATGGTACTTTGGTCATATAGGTCATATATGCTACTAGTACAATGTTGTCGCTCAGGTCGAAGTCATTGTCCCTGCATATGTTACCGACTTTAATTGCATGTACAAATACTAATGTGATACTATAATATGTAGGcttagtcaaaaaaaaaaaatatatatatatatatatatatgtaggctAAAAACAAGTTGTTAAACGTTATTGAACCTTTATTACTACTAGGGTCAAACTATGGTGGTGCCAATAAATTAACAATCCTAAGCATATGCTTTCACGATTGCATCCAAGATTTCTACAAATTGTATATTCACATCTAGAGAGGAAAGTATAGAAACTCACTGGTGCTGGAAATTAGATGAGTCATTTAGCAAATCCATCCTTTTGTATACCTTGAGACTGCTTTACAGCTATTGAACAATGATCTTAAAGATATCGAGCTTAAAATTCAGAGCCTTGAAATACAGAACATATCTAAAAGCAGGGAATCTTTGTCAACAGGTGTAAAGCATGAAAATAACTGATCTTCTGCAggttaagaaatttttttttttttaataagtaaattgTTTGTTGCCACAGGGATTGAACCctgaaggaaaaatgaaaattacaaaccaTATTGTGGAGTTTATGCCTTATTCCAGGATAAGAGAATATATGACACCATAGATATCAGATTAAGTAGACAAAAGATATTAAAATGTCAAAAGTTCTAAGCGACACTTTATAAGTTACAACATGAGGTTTCTTTTGATTCCTAAAAGTTAGTTGTATCACAATTTAAGAAACTTCATATTGTGAAAGCATTAAGTCAATAGCAACATAACAACAATGATTCAACTCTGTATGTTTTTAAAGCAATCATCAATGAAAGGAATATCCTAATGAAAGCAAGGCTCAAATACAGAGACTTCATTTATTGATGTAGTTAGGTCCAAGttcaattactttttcttttgcagAAAACAAAGTTCTTATTAGGGAAGTAATCCTGTGCATTTGACAGTTAGTTACTACAGCTAAGGGGAATAAAAGGAACATTAACATGTGTCCTGTCCAACTTGGAACAGATGTCATAAGTAACAATGTCTCTTAAGTTGTAAAGGGATTGCATTTGTACAGGATAAAGCAATCTAGATAGCAACTTTTAGCTACTAggacaaataaaaaaagccaTAATACAATTGCACCAACAATGCAATTACAGATACTCGCCAACaaagaaggaggaaaaaaaaaactacagaTTTGAGTCATAACAaacattttcttctctattattGTTTGAATACAACAAACAAATTTGAGTCTACATTAATGCCTATTTCTCCTTGTATATCCAAACACAACAGAAGAAACTCTCAACACTTGATAGACATAAGATTAATCTACTCCCTTTTCTCCTATGAGATTTGTTAAAATCACAACTATCAATAGCCTTAGGTTCTGTATCTATTCAACAGTTACAAATCTTTCCATTTTTACCCTGTAATATTTGTCTCTTGTGTAACCCCCCATTCAGCAATCCTATCCCTTGTTGTTAACCTATCTTTAATGGTCACCCAAcctataaacaaaattttaagaaaggaGCCTCTAATAAAAACACCATTCATCACTTAGATTTTGATgcattttgttaggttctaaatgttttgaacaattggcaaatcatgaacacaaacttgtctagatatagatcttaaagtctataggttttattagacaatgctcaaggtgattcaagtcaagattcaagaacatacaagttgcaggaagaagatttcatattCTGCCTAGTTCGATTGAttgaaagacaggctcgatcgatcgaaagtcgtatctgtagaattttaattaagcccaaacagcagttcaagcccatttaggattaaggtttctaatctacttctcccagtatataaaggaaaccctaagcacgtttttatgtggcttttcagagagaaaagagtgtgcctcttttgtatttagggttttgttcttaaaaaactctcttatgtcttctaccagtactattccttgaagaatctcaagatccgatattgtagaagttgctgccttcccttgtcatcaaaggtgttgatgatctaaaccttcaaaggtggtcttggagtcacaaataggagagtttgtgttgctaaacctttaagtgggatctcaaagtcacaaacgggggtgtttgtgttttgcaaaggccaaagaaagaaggagtccgtggattcgaagtttgcacgtggtcgtgtcagtaagttctactggtgggtagcaataagaagtcaagcgttggggcttgtaagtcttattgtatgaacttcgattctttctagtggatttgctttttaccttgaggatagctaggttaaatcctccccaggtttttgaCTAGTTTGGTTTttctgggttatcatatcatcatgttatttatttttccgctgctatacattgatatgatatatttctgttaacctagatctgttaatttgactaagtaatcacttggctaattacctaggttaatctgattgtggttttaaggggtctaaaaactaacactTTTGAAAGCTTTGCCGTGGCAATTATGCagaaaatgaatgcaaaaaacTAAGAGATAGAATTGAGAGAAGAACAAAATGAATTTGAAAGTGAATTGCATTAATCACAGAGAACATGtacatcaatatataaaaacttGTTCTAGACTAAAAATATGCCTTTGATAGCAGGTAACAAACAATGCAAGATTAACTACACTTACTAGTTACCTACTGCCATACCAAAAGATGGTTGTAAGGTTAACTGCTATTACAGAATTGTAGTTATAACAAGCTGAACTAATCCGTAACAAATTTCAACAAGCTGAACTAATCTATGTTGAGGTGTGTGCGTGTTTGTGTTTTCCTGCATGTATATCATATACacctttcaaataaaatgaaagaaaacaatataaaatttggTATAACTTCCTTTCatgaatccaagaaaaaaaaaaagactcctttccaaacaacataaaaaacagaaaaaccgATATCATTAATTTTGGGACATGCCCAATCATATAGatataaaaaatccaaaatactTGTTTGACTACATCAAGCCTACTAGTAACATGTAAGATTTATCAAGATTGAAAGTGACAATTAACTTAATTTCTAAAGTATCTTGGCATTGTACTATATACCTAGTATTGAATTGCACATTCACCAAAGCAAATATAGGAGGATTAGGGAACAGAAGAGGAAAAATTCCCATTATGTAGCTCACAGGCCAAAGAGACTTCTAATGACCACAAGAAGACAGAAATGGAAAACAAAACTAGCCAAAATATTCAGGAAATTTATGCCTAGTAGAAGCCAAACTCCACACTTCAACCTTACCAATAGTTGGCAGTCTAACAATTATCAAAGAAAGAATTAATTCGAAAGTATCTATTAGAGAATAGCATATGTAACTATGTAAGCGGTTCAGCACTTGCTATATTTGTCTTCTGAAACtatttctatattctttttTACATCCATTAGTTTTTTTTGAGAGACAACACTCAGAGAACCATACACACTGGAGCATGGATTGAAGTCCTAAGAAAACTCAACtttaagaaaatacaaaatcaatgcATATCGCAATTATCAGAAGGCAGTTTTGAATACCATGATCAACATTTATAAGACAAAAATAagtttagaaaccctgtatacATGCAAGTTAACTCATCATAAAACCAATTGGTCTCTTCACAATTAAATGACCAAACCATTActggaaaaaaatttagaaatacaGTCAACAAAATCACTAAGTTATATAATAAACCACatcaaaagaatacaaaacatAGAATACTATATAGGGAATAAACAATTACATGATTGAATGCTGCATTCTCATGAAAAATTAATGACATAAGATGTTTTGACAGGTCACAAAAACAAAGCattacacaaaacaaaaacacattctatttgaaatttattgttTCATGAGTTCAATAATGATTTCAAGATATGCCATGAAATAGTGCCTGATAGGTAAAGAAAGATACAGTGTATTCGTTTCTTAATATCTCCAAAGAGATTGCAAAAAACATATCTATAAAACCTGGCATACATTAAACAGAAaccttcaaaaaataaagaaaaagttttaCTAGTTTCAAAACTCACCAGAAAAAGAGAAACTGCAACAAGCAAAGGAACAAGTAAGCATAAGAAAAAGGAACAGGTAAGCATACACTACACATGACAATTAATTGGTAACCATTGTCTTACATACACACCCATGGTAAGCATTagtttctaccaaaaaaataaaagaaaaaaaaaatagtgcaaCAGGTACAACACTGAAAATCTGATTACTACACCAAGCCTAAGCAACCCTATCGACACAATCCCCTTTCCTTCACTGAAAATGAAATTCAGGGTGCCTTTGGTACTCTTTTTCTAGCCACTTCAGCTGGACGTCCTTGTCATCGCGAAGTGCTGCAAACATGTGCCTACCCTGCTCTTTTTCCATGAAGTAGAGGGTGTTGAACAGATGAAGGTAATGACCTAAGTGCACCCCAGGAAGACTCAACACCATGTCCAGAATTGCTTTAACCTGAGTAGTTGTTGTGGAAGCAAATGGTGTACGGGTACTTACACTTCTACTTTTAACAATAACATCTGAGATACTCTTCAAAGAGTCAGACATCTCTTGAGCAactaaacatttttttcttgatttcttgcAAATTGGCTTGAAAAGGTGGACACTGGTTGCCAAGCCTTTCCCCTTACTCATTGCCGGTCCTGCCCTCAACGATGATGGACCTTCAACCTCCATTGCGTCAACATTCACAAAGGGTTCACATTGGGGGTCAACAAATTTCGTGCTATCAGCACAGTCCCTAGACCCTTCGGTGGTTGCTATTGGTATTTGACCACTcatgtaaaatgcatttttccACGTTGCAACCATGCCTCCAAACATGATGTTCATGAAGTCACGATTCGGCAAACCtttatttttaaaggtttttgcaTTGGGACATGCCTACATGTGGACAACCAGTAGATAGAACACAGTAATATAGTTGTAGACAGTaaagtttttcacaattatGTAAAGTGAACTAGTCGTAATCTTTCGGGTCCACCACTCATCGCTGGCCTTAAGCATCCCAGTTCCAGCATCATAACTGAACCCAGTCTCATTGTCAAAACACTCATTATACTGCTTCCACCATTTTCTCAAATGATCCCATTTGTTTTTAATCTGCAGGTAAGTAACCACTTTTCCCATGGCACCCAACTGCTCAATCACTACATCAACCCCAGTTTTGGTCAAAAATCCTCCTTTCCTCTTGCCGTCTATGACTTGAATAGCACAGAACTCACAAAAAGCTTGTAGTTCCTTAGGGTCTTTCCAGTCAGCTCTCGGATCATTACTACCACCGTCCTTAGTTTCTCCTTAACCATTTTTGCTACAACTTCCTTCTATACTTATTGAGACATTTCAACAAACAGTTCATGTGCATATCATAATCAGTTAGGCATGCCCAGATGAAAAATGCAAAGTAAACTCACATATATCCAAATACAATAGAGGTAGGAAGAGAAATAATGGCAGTACACGAAGGATCAAGAAACCCACATACTAGTGTCAtggaaaacacaaaagaaccACACACAAACGATGAACACAAAAACCGAACACAAAAACCACACACAAACGTTGAACACAAAAAAACCAGATTGATGAAGCCTTATGGAAAACAATATAATCACACACCAATAGATCAGAGAGCATGAGAAGTTAGACACAACTTACCCGTGAATGCAGAGACCCACAATGGCGGCAACGATGTCCCAAGCGGAGAGAAGGTGAGCTCGAGCAAAGGAAGAATAGAGGGGATCTTTTCAGAGAGTTCCACGTAATGGGTTTGCTTGTACTGTGTGTGCTCTTTTTTGATGGTTTTGTGGTTGGTGGGTAGGTGTAATTCATTGAAGAGGATTCAAACGGAGCATTGAAGAGCTTTGAAGACATTTTGCCACAGTAgttgagagaaaagaagaaagctgAAGAGAATGAAAATAGTCATTGAATAGAACACATCGTTTTGATCAGATGATAGTTGTGCTTGTGCAATGAACAGTACACGCACCATTTTCATTAGATCGTTGAGCGCACCATTTTTCACAATACACGCACACGCCATGAACAGTACACACACACGCCTTGGAGTTTAATGAAATGATGCATCTCTTTTGCGTTTTAGCTTTTTTCAATTCATTCCTAAATTTTGTTGGCTTTGGTGTCCATGAACAATACTTGAACACGTGTTTAGAGTTTAATGAAACGGTGCGTTAGAGCTTGCATTTTAGCTCTTTTCATTCCTGTCTTTCCTCAGCGTTTATTTTGCCTACTGTGTAGCGTGGGTCCCAGTAAATAATAAACGCAAACGTGAAACGCAGCACaaaacgtggatccaaacaaATACTTAAACTAATTTTATTAATTCCATTTTGGGTTGTTCAGTAGAATGGAATATTTTGATGCCGGCCTATTTTGCAATACCGTTTTAGGGTGTCTCAGAATTCCTAATATATATAAGGTGTTGTTAACAGGTGCTATATAGCACCTATTAATgtgatataaataataataaaatattcatgtTTGTTGGGGATTTGGAAAAGGCTAAATAAGTATTTAGTGTGTGTCAGTTTAGatggaaaaattcaaattattttacaaccgGACCAAAATGCCCTTTAGTTTTGTCCAATCTTACGCCTCACCTAAACTGACTAAagacttggtttttttttgtaaagttgtgatttacaactgtGTGtattgttggctttaattctgtgccaaatttgattttaattttaatcaatcttttgtgccctgtatttattgtgggatttgattgtaagggttgtgtgatagagagagagagtgtgaagactcaagctattgaagacTAAAGAGGTTTTCGCGGGTATCTCGCGACTTAGCATCCCACGAAGtaatgcatgtgccctgcacatgactggaatgcgaagagtcaataCAAATTGAGATAGctgtgtctcgcgagtatctcgcaggtaaggccttcctacgagacacccgcgagacatTCTATTTTGCCAGACTATGCTATctaatacacactttctgtacccacactatatatacccatattacccacaaatgtaagggaatgcttctgagagaaaaccctatcCAAACatcttgagagttagagattgttatacccacaatcctctataCAATAGCTTGtagattttcctcaactcctacctctccatttccataccattgagaggttgatagccaaAACACTTATCACACCCTTTCAAAGTGTCAAGTGATcgtttggtgctgctgggaagcattggaagaagccaagaatGGCAGATGCAACAAGGAGCTTGTTGTAGGATctagagagctagacaagacacggttctgaGAAGCCTTATTGGAGTtaaagcttggagggcttaggtacagtgggtagattaggcttggagggtctcttgctgaCCCATGTATctcaactgattgtctagtagatcgattaccgcttggagggcagcaaagaggtttttcaccgagttcttcggtttcctcttcgataacacatcggcgtgttatctatgtttgcattcttcttccctactcttttacatttcattttactactgtgattatatgaatatgtgttagagtaacttgtttgtttatctactcgcatttacactatttcg
The sequence above is drawn from the Quercus robur chromosome 7, dhQueRobu3.1, whole genome shotgun sequence genome and encodes:
- the LOC126691139 gene encoding uncharacterized protein LOC126691139; translated protein: MDGYTMPSTLVAPTNESDAAADDDVDSDDEDDGDASLPAMMRYGKRKGGFLTKTGVDVVIEQLGAMGKVVTYLQIKNKWDHLRKWWKQYNECFDNETGFSYDAGTGMLKACPNAKTFKNKGLPNRDFMNIMFGGMVATWKNAFYMSGQIPIATTEGSRDCADSTKFVDPQCEPFVNVDAMEVEGPSSLRAGPAMSKGKGLATSVHLFKPICKKSRKKCLVAQEMSDSLKSISDVIVKSRSVSTRTPFASTTTTQVKAILDMVLSLPGVHLGHYLHLFNTLYFMEKEQGRHMFAALRDDKDVQLKWLEKEYQRHPEFHFQ
- the LOC126692698 gene encoding probable glutathione S-transferase, coding for MAEEVLLFGAWGSHYCRRVEMALKLKGIEYKYIEDDITNKSPSLLKYNPVHKMIPVLVYNGTPMAESLVNLEYIDETWKDHPILPKHPYERANARFWAKFIDEKDDDRACKFFKWLDTSICCTRGAATAPIVIAKFKQLEHVVEVANEESKQAHALTTAALEREQVAKRKAKRAKATRMISKEKAKKLTIALVVSWVMFLKLLIFSTRFGEVKIRHMCLP